Genomic segment of Chitinophagales bacterium:
TACCTTCGGGGCGATGATCGGCAAGGTCTTCGCCCATGTCGTGTAGTAGCAGGTCTGTGTAGGGGTGAATGGTTTGGTAGGCGAGCTCCCGGATGGGGTGGGGACCGGTGTGCAGGGTTGGTACATGACAGGCATTACAGCGGGCTTCGAAAAACAACAAGCGTCCCTGTTTTACTTTATTTGAATTTTGATTGCGGGGAGCCGGCACGCCTAAGGTCTGGAAGTAAAAGGTGAATAATTCCAACTCCTCGTTTGAAATATCCATTTTTTCGTCACCACCACAGTTGTTTTGTCCTGTGCAGTTTTCTTCCGGGAAGAGGGGATTGCTAAGCCCCATGTCGTTGTGGGCAGCGGCAGCAGACTGCTGCAGAGCCGATGGCTGGGCGGCTTTCCACCCGAAACGCCCCAAGCGGATGCTTTGTTGTTGCTTGTCCCATACCCAGTTGGGGCGTCCGCTGATACCATCACCATTGCGGTCGTTTTCATCTGCCAATGCCAGTATTTCCTCTTCGGGTACGGCTTCGAGCAGGCCGAGACCATAAACTGCTTGTGCCATACGCGGAGAAATACGGGTAGAGGCAGGCAATGGTATATAGCTATCTTGAATGCCGTATTGTAGTTCACGTATTTTGGTTTCCATGCCATCGGCAAAGCGTACAATCTTCTCCCTTTCCTCTATCGAGATTTTGCCTTCCGGAGTAAAACCAAAGACAGCTTTGGTTTGTAATTGGTTGCCAAAACCGGGGAGCTCCTCACTGCTTTCGGTACCTAAACGCAAGAGCAGCCCGGATGAGGGGTCGCCGGAATAAGCGGGCACGGCACTTTTTCCGTTGCGTATATGGCAGCTCTCACAAGCATTTTGGTTGAAAATGGGGCCCAAGCCTCCAAATCGTTCTGCCGGCTCGGTTACAAACTGTTGAGCAAACATAGCGTCAGCTTCTAAATGCTTTTGCAAGCCATCTTTATTTAAATTAGCAAGGGGGAGGGTATAGGCATCCGGACCGGTGCTGAATACGGTGGTTTCGCCGCCGGCATAGGTCCAATTGTTTTCTTGTGGTTCTACAGAAGAGTGACAGGCAGCCAAACTGATGCCCACGGATGCAATAAGAAAGCGGACAGTTGAAAGGATTTTCATCGTCGTGATGTTTTTTGCTTAATGACACCAAAAAGAAGCCGGGAGGGGTGCCCTCCCGGTTTTTACTTGATGCTGTTTATCAGCGGCAGCACTTCGCCTTCGATGAGGTCTTGCAGGTCGCGTACGCTCTGTTGGGCTTTTTGAACTTCGGCGCGATGTGAAAATACCGCTTCTGAAAATGTGCCGGGTATTGCTTCTATGTCGTCGATGGCTTTTTGAATGTGTTCTTTGAGCCGGGTGTCCAGAGAGGCATCCAATGAGCTGACCAGGGCAGAAAGACTGTTGGCTGTGTCACCTTCGCCTTCATATTGCCCCAGGTAAATGTTCTGAATGCTTCGCATGTTATTGGCAAAGTCATTCTTGGAGTTGGCGCTAAAGCGCGACTCTTCCAGAGTTAAGTCTTTTTGGCTGAAAGGCTCATTGATTTTTCCATTGGCTACCTCATCAGCAATCACGCCTAAGGCACTTACGATTTCTTCCAATGCTGCTTTTTGGCTTACATACACCTTGCTGCCTTTGCCGGCATTGATAACATTCGATATATAATTTCCACCTTCAGGGCTCCATAGCTCATACAGACGAGCTGCATCTTGGGCAAGTGCTCCGGCACATGCTTCAAGGTATTCAAATTCCCGATCGCTGAAGTCGGCAACTGTTTTTTTACCGTCTTCGCCCCATAGTAAATATTCAATGGTATGAAAGCCTTTCAGAGTCCCCTCTTGTTGTTGTAGAAATTCCACAGTGATTGTATGTGAACTATTGAGTACCGCTTGCAGGTCGCTTACGTTAACAGGCCATGAGTCCAGGGAAGGGTCTAAACCTTCTTGGTCAACAGGACCAAACAAAAAGCCTTCGGATTGCTCCCATGGACTACGGGCTTCTCGCCATGCTTGACGGGCAAGCTCTAAGTGAGCTTCAATGGGGACTTGTCGAAGCAGGACAGTGGTCTCTTGCAATTTAGCAGCTTTTTGGCTCAGGTCTTGGTAGGTATTCAAAATAACTTGTGCGGTGGTTGTGAGTACCGGCTCGTGGTTCATTGACGGCTGCGGGTCGTTTGAGCTACTCTTGCATGCGCTCAGAAGCAGCACGGCAATAGCTGCGAAAAGGGAAATCTTTCTTCTCATGATTTTAGTAAATTTTAGGTGAAACAAGATTTAGTTGAAGATTTATTATTTATTAAAAGTCGAATCCTAAACCGGCAGCAAAGGTATTTTCATGTTCTCCGCTGCCCAGTATTCGCCAAGCATAGTGGGCTTTGAGCACCACTGTCGGCAGGGGGAAATAATTGATACCGGCAGTTAACACTTTTCTCTCGTAACGTGGATTGTCTGAGATGTTTCCTTCTGTTTTGAACATAGAGTCATACCATTCGGCACGGGAAAACAGATACAATTGTTTGTCTTGAATGCCCAAGGGGAAAAAGATATCGTAAGCATATTCTATGTAAGCACCGGCAGCTTCGGCACCAACGGGTGTTCGCTTTACTCCTAAGTTATTCGATAAATTGCGGTTGGCTTCACTTAAGGCCTCACTGTTTTGCAAATGTCCCCATACGCCATAAGCTCGTGCCCGCCATGGGTGTTGTTCTATTGTAAAGTGTACATCACCATACAAGAGCCAGGCGGGCAGGTCAAAGTCGTCCTTGGGGCGGTTGTTGGTATTTCCGGCATATAAGGATATTCCTATTTCGCTATCTTTGGCAAAGATGTAATCCAAGCGCAAGGCGGTGGCCAGGTGGTCTGCGTTAATTTTTTCGAAACGTTTCTGGTAACCACGCCTTATCCAATTTGCAGAGCTGAAACCACTATTGTCTAAACCACTTACCCAATAAAGCTTATAGGCAAGTTTAGGATAGGAGGAGGAGCTTAGCGCTATATCACCGCTGAGCTCAATGCCAGTTTCATACCACCCAAGGGGTAAGATGGTGTTTTCTACTTCGGAGCGGTAAGCTGTGAAGTACTCTCTGGGCTGGTCTTGTTTGGAGGCATTGCCCATATAAAAGCGCATCTTTCCTAAGCGTACGTTGAGCCATGGATGTATTTTGAACAGGACATTGATTTGCTCTAAAATGACCTGTCCGCCTTTTTCTATCTTTTCTTCAAATTCGCCAAACTCTTCTAATGGGTCAAAAGACATAGTGGAGCCGGTGCCGCCGTGTTCAAATTCAATCTCTGCTTTGAACTGCACCCTGTCATTGAAATCATAATACACATAGGTATTTAGACGCTCCGGGTCAATGGCATTGCGTTTGTCTTTCCATGTGTCCCAATCAAAAGCATAATAATTCACTACGCCGTAGGCGCTTAGGCGTAGTCGTTTCATGAGGCTTTCGACTGTGGCCGGTGATGCGGCCCCCCGGGAATCCGAGGAAACGGTCTGTTGTCCCTTGGCCGGTTGTAACACAAGCAGCCCGCCCAATAGACCAATCAGATAGTAGGCAAGGTGTCGATTCATGATAGTTACAAATTGCAATTGATGTTTTAACAGTATTTTTATTTAGACTAAATTTAAATATTTGGGACAAATATAAAACGAAAAAAGTTATTAATTCAACTTGTTGGAAACAGTTTTGTGCGAGGGTAAAGCAGTTTGTCCTTAGACTTAGAATCTTTTGTTGCAATGTCTGTCGATTGCAGAAGCGTTTTAAAAAAGTGTTTGTAATTCTGCGAAATATATACGCAGATGCAGAAAAGGGGAAGTATCTTGCCGCTTAGTCAGGAAAAGACAAAACATGAAAACATTTAAAAAGAGCATGATGATTTTGGGCGTTTTAATAGCAGTTCTGTTGCTTAGTGGCATTGCATTTTTATATACAAAGCCTTTTGGGGCGCATCCGGCGGGGGAGCGTTTAAAGCGCATCGAGCGCTCGCCGCACTATAAGGTAGGCGCCTTTCATAACTTAGAGCCTACCCCCATGCTGACCGAAGGAACCGGTTATGTAGAGGTGCTTTATGACTTTTTCGCGGGGGCAAAGCCCAAAGAACCACAGGAGCCGCTCCCTCACCAAAAAACAGACTTGATGGCGCTTGAGCCTCATGAAAATGTGTTGGTGTGGATGGGACATTCTTCTTATTTCATACAGCTGGATGGTGTGAAAATACTGGTGGACCCCGTATTTAGTGGCAATGCTTCGCCGGTGTCTTTTACCACCAAGGCTTATGCGGGCAGCGATGTTTATACGCCGGAGGATATGCCTGCTATCGATTATTTGTTTATTACCCATGACCATTGGGACCACCTGGATTACCCTACCATGCGCCGTTTGCGCAATAAGGTTAAGAAGGTGATCTGCGGGCTTGGGGTTGGGGCGCACCTGGAGCGATGGGGGTATGCACCCGAAAGTATCATAGAGCAAGACTGGTATGAAAGCTTCAAGCCCAAGGCAGGTTGGGAGATACATACTCTGCCGGCACGGCATTTTTCGGGCAGAGGAATAAAACGTAATCGGACTTTGTGGGTGTCGTTTGCGCTTATTTCGCCTGTGGCGCGCATTTACATGGGGGGCGACAGCGGATATGGAAAACACTTCCTTGACATAGGCGAGCGTTACGGCCCTTTCGATTTAGCTATTCTTGAAAACGGGCAATATGATGTTCGTTGGAAGTATATACACATGTTGCCGGGTGAGCAATTGCAAGCAGCAAAGGCACTCCGGGCGTATACTTTACTGCCGGTGCACTCCTCGAAGTTTACGCTTGCCACTCACGATTGGGACGAACCTCTCAAAAAAATTGTAGAAAACCAAGAAAAAAGCGTGCGCGTCATCACGCCCATGATAGGAGAAAAGGTAAATCTTGACGACCGGCAGCAAACATTTAAACGCTGGTGGGAATAGGGAGATGTGGCTTCTGCTCTGCTGGAGGATTTTCATCTTTCAGCCATGTTGGTTCATTATTTTTTACCACAGAGAGCACAGGGAGGCACAGAGGAAAATTATTGTGTATTGTCTGTGTTCCTCTGTGCGCTCTGTGGTTTATTTTTTGGCATTGTTTATTAAGTAAGTATTATTGTGCGGTACATAAATCCGGTGGGTTTTCATCTGTCAGCCATACTATTGTTGGTTTACACAAAAATGCCCCACGCTTTCACCCACCTGAGGCAAAACCTTTGTTAATGGCTGTCATTCTCTTCATTTTTGTTGTTTAAGTCGTCTAATATATTGTTGAATGTAGGTTCATCAAATTGAATTCCCAGCACAAAACCTTGTTCGGCGCAGGCCACTACAACTTCCTTCCATAAGTCTTGCGGACTTAGGGGACAATTACGTAAAAATGATTTTCCTGTTGGGTATTTTGAAAGCTGAAATGTTGGGTTATTCAATTCTATAAATAATCTTTCAAATCCAGCGTTGCCACAACTTAATTTACACGGAACAAAACTAAAATAATTACTGTCGTCCCAATACGTTTTACTATGATAAACTTTATTGTTATTTTTAATTGTTGGTGGTTTCAAATATTCATTTATTTGCTCTAAAACTTCTTCTCTATACACTTGAGAATAATTCATTCCTCCTGTCTTTTGAATGCTTTCTGAAGGATTGCCATTTTTAACTACAAATACAGTGTCAATGTAAAATTTGTTTAATGAAGGTACAACCGTTCCGAATAGAATTAGGTCATCTGGTTTAAGTCTGGTTAACTGTCCTTTTTGTTTGCAACCACAATATTTGAAATCTTTTCCATAAACGTAAGGGTCTGTATTGTGTACTCCTCTAATGACAGTTGAATGAAATGGTTTATGCACTCCATTTGGAAATCTACGGTAATCAACCTTTTGTTTTCTTTCGTTTTTTGGAAACGGCGTAAAGAATGAGTTCCCTTCCCACTCTCCCCAAAAGTATAAGGTGGTATATTTAGGCATTGTATCATTTAAATCATTTATATAATAACCATTTATTTGAATGAACTTTCTGTAATGAACTTCATCATTATTCCATTCACGGACAATTTGATTTCCAATTTCTATATATCCTTTTCCTAATTTAAAAGGCTTTTGACGCCCAGGGTGATTGAGTTGAACTTTCATATTATGTGCCTATTTAATTTTTGTTAATCTTTAGAAGTTGTATAACTTCATTGAAAGAACCAACACTTGGTTAGACGCTTTCAAGGCGATTTTAATCCGTTT
This window contains:
- a CDS encoding thiol oxidoreductase, with protein sequence MKILSTVRFLIASVGISLAACHSSVEPQENNWTYAGGETTVFSTGPDAYTLPLANLNKDGLQKHLEADAMFAQQFVTEPAERFGGLGPIFNQNACESCHIRNGKSAVPAYSGDPSSGLLLRLGTESSEELPGFGNQLQTKAVFGFTPEGKISIEEREKIVRFADGMETKIRELQYGIQDSYIPLPASTRISPRMAQAVYGLGLLEAVPEEEILALADENDRNGDGISGRPNWVWDKQQQSIRLGRFGWKAAQPSALQQSAAAAHNDMGLSNPLFPEENCTGQNNCGGDEKMDISNEELELFTFYFQTLGVPAPRNQNSNKVKQGRLLFFEARCNACHVPTLHTGPHPIRELAYQTIHPYTDLLLHDMGEDLADHRPEGKASGREWRTPPLWGIGLTQVVNPQATFLHDGRARTIEEAILWHGGEAEYSKQFYMKLPKSEREKLLAFVESL
- a CDS encoding peptidase, coding for MRRKISLFAAIAVLLLSACKSSSNDPQPSMNHEPVLTTTAQVILNTYQDLSQKAAKLQETTVLLRQVPIEAHLELARQAWREARSPWEQSEGFLFGPVDQEGLDPSLDSWPVNVSDLQAVLNSSHTITVEFLQQQEGTLKGFHTIEYLLWGEDGKKTVADFSDREFEYLEACAGALAQDAARLYELWSPEGGNYISNVINAGKGSKVYVSQKAALEEIVSALGVIADEVANGKINEPFSQKDLTLEESRFSANSKNDFANNMRSIQNIYLGQYEGEGDTANSLSALVSSLDASLDTRLKEHIQKAIDDIEAIPGTFSEAVFSHRAEVQKAQQSVRDLQDLIEGEVLPLINSIK
- a CDS encoding MBL fold metallo-hydrolase; its protein translation is MILGVLIAVLLLSGIAFLYTKPFGAHPAGERLKRIERSPHYKVGAFHNLEPTPMLTEGTGYVEVLYDFFAGAKPKEPQEPLPHQKTDLMALEPHENVLVWMGHSSYFIQLDGVKILVDPVFSGNASPVSFTTKAYAGSDVYTPEDMPAIDYLFITHDHWDHLDYPTMRRLRNKVKKVICGLGVGAHLERWGYAPESIIEQDWYESFKPKAGWEIHTLPARHFSGRGIKRNRTLWVSFALISPVARIYMGGDSGYGKHFLDIGERYGPFDLAILENGQYDVRWKYIHMLPGEQLQAAKALRAYTLLPVHSSKFTLATHDWDEPLKKIVENQEKSVRVITPMIGEKVNLDDRQQTFKRWWE